The following are encoded together in the Candidatus Bandiella woodruffii genome:
- a CDS encoding aspartate/glutamate racemase family protein, with amino-acid sequence MKPTIGIIGGCGPLATVDIEYKILKATKYLLPLVDQDYFNLLTYNYTQFHDRNDAINTGSQEEILINDYLRCAKSLAAVGIDILLIACQTAHTYLHKIQEVINIPIVDIVYETTLHISSLFPKISKVGILSTEATQKKQLYQTALNHYGIEAISVPPALQKKLMQAIYVMKTGISLAAEPMELNNQHFGSISEEKRYKIKKHPYRNILLNKSGSVAIR; translated from the coding sequence ATGAAACCTACTATCGGTATTATCGGGGGGTGCGGCCCCTTAGCTACAGTGGATATCGAGTATAAAATTTTAAAGGCGACTAAGTATTTACTGCCTCTTGTCGACCAAGATTATTTTAATCTATTAACATATAATTACACTCAATTTCATGATAGAAACGATGCTATCAATACAGGCAGTCAGGAAGAAATACTTATCAATGACTATTTGCGTTGCGCTAAGTCTTTAGCTGCCGTTGGCATTGATATACTGTTGATAGCGTGTCAAACGGCTCACACATATTTGCATAAAATACAAGAAGTCATAAATATACCGATTGTGGATATTGTCTATGAAACTACTCTTCACATCAGCAGTCTTTTTCCCAAGATTTCAAAAGTGGGAATACTTTCCACTGAGGCAACTCAAAAAAAGCAGCTGTATCAGACTGCTTTAAATCATTATGGTATTGAGGCTATTTCTGTTCCACCAGCTCTTCAAAAGAAGCTTATGCAGGCTATCTATGTTATGAAGACTGGAATCAGTTTAGCGGCAGAACCTATGGAATTAAATAATCAGCATTTTGGTTCAATTAGTGAAGAAAAACGTTACAAGATAAAGAAACATCCATATAGAAACATTTTGTTAAATAAAAGCGGGAGTGTTGCCATAAGATAG